A region of the Ammospiza nelsoni isolate bAmmNel1 chromosome 31, bAmmNel1.pri, whole genome shotgun sequence genome:
TTTGTCTCCTCTGTCCCTTTGTCAGCCTCTtgttccctctgcagcctcGTGCCCTTCCTGCCCCCCGGCCCCTCCACggtcccctctgccaccccatGCCAGCCCCTGTGTCCCTTTCCCTCTGTATGGCCCACATCCCACACCGTCCCCTGCCCCCGTTGGTCACCTCCCCCCTTCCTGCCactccctcctgtcccctttccaaccccctgtcccctcccaccATGCCCCATGTCCCCCCCATCACCCATTGCCCCCTCCCCATCCTgttcccctctgtccccctcccccccccatCATCGCACCTCTTGGGGCTCCATGTTcgctggggacaccttggggacgtTCTGAGGATGCTCCAGGGGTCGAAGGAGCCTTGAGATGTCCTCAATGGCTCTTTGGCACTGCTCGGCCACCCCACAGACACTGGGGCTGGTGGGACCACCAGTGAAATAGAACTTGATGTCTTGAACTGTCCCCCCAAGGTGATCCTTGGCCAGGCGGGCATTGGCTTCCCACAGGGCCTCAGCCATGGCCACCTTGGCCACCAAGTCctcggggacattgggggacgCCTCATTTGTCCCCTTCAGGATGGCCTTGGTCTCCCTGAGCAGGCGCAGCAGCTCCCGGGGGAACGCGGTGGCATCTTCACACGCGGCCACCAagcgctccagcagccccagggccgcCTCCATCCGCTGTCTCACCATGGTGGCCCTTGTTGCCAGGCTGGCATCCTTCCAGACCTCTCTCCTCACCTGGGCTTCATGTCCGGTCACCACCTCGGCCCCgtcctccctgcccagggtcTGACCCAGCTCCACCATGTTTTCCCTAGCCTTGGCCTGCCTTTCCCTGTACTGGGCCACCATGTAGGCTGCCTCTGTGACCGCCCTCCTGCAGATGTTGCGGAGCTTGGTGGCCTTCCTGGCCAGCTGGTCCCAGCAGTTCCAAAGAGCATCCACCGACCCCTGCCACTTCCTGGCCGCCATTGTCACATGGAACATGGTGGTCCATGTGGTGTCCTTGTAGTCTGCCAGCGCCTGGCTCAGAGAGGTGAAAGGGTCTCCATCTTCACAGATGACACTGTGGCGCCACCCGGCATTATCAATGCAGTACAGGGTGGCCCAGAGCCCCCTGGAGAAGTCCGCAAGCCGAAAGTACAGGTCCACTGCAGATACGAGATGTGCCTCGTTCTCCCTGGGCAGGGTGCCCAGCAGCTCACCCATGATGGCCACCACAGtgacctgtggctgcagcagggccggggacagctggggaggggacaggggaggtgtcAGGGACCTGGTGGCCCAGCTGGCATTTGTGGCCTCCTGGGGTGGTCCTTTCCCCCGAAGGgtcccctttgtcccctccATCCCATTGTCAGCCTCTTGTTTCCTCTGCCACACCCTTCCAGCCCCCGTGTCCCCTTCCCCCCGTATACCCCGCATTGCACACCATCCCCTCCCCCCTGTATCCCCTCCACCCCCTCCgtctcctccctccttcctgccaCTCCCTCCTGTCCGCTTTCCAACCCCCTGTCACTTCCCACcactccctgtgtccccccatgCCCCATTGCCCCTTCCCAACCCCTGTGCCCCTCCCCTCAactgtcccctctgcccccctCTCCCCCCTGATCACACCTTTTGGAGCTCCATGGTCACTGAGGACACCCTGGGGACGCTCTGGGGATGCTCCGGGGGTCGAAGGAGCCTTGGAATGTCCTCGGTGGCTCTTTGGCACCGCTCGGCCACCTCACAGACATTGAGGCTGACGGGTTCACCATCGAAATAGAACTTGCTGATGTCATCAAGTGTCCCCCGCAGGTGTTCCTTGGCCAAGCGAGCGTTGGCCACCCACAGTTGCTCGGCCACAGCCACCTTGGCCACCAAGTACTCAGGGACATAGTGGGACGCCTCATTTGTCCCCTTCAGGGCAGCCTCGATGTCCCCAACCCTGCGCTGCAGCTCCCGGGGGAACGTGGTGGCTTCGTCACACGCGGCCACCAagcgctccagcagccccagggccgcCTCCACCCGTTCTCTCACCATGGTGGCCCTTGTTGCTTCACTGGCAGCCATCATGGCATGTTCCCTCACCCAGGCTTCATGCCCGGCCACCACCTCggccccctcctccctgcccacgGCCTCACCCAGCTCCACcatgttttcctgagctgtcccatAACGGGCAGCCTcgtcctgcagctccctggcccgGGCGGTGGCAGTGGCTGCCTTGGTGTCTGCCTCAGTGACCACCTCCCTGCAGGCGTTGCGGAGCTTGGTGGCCTTGCTGGCCATCTGGGCCCAGCTGTCCATGAGTGTGGACACCGACCTGTGCCACTTGCTGGCTGCCATTGTCACACAGTCCCAGGTGGTCCCTGGGGTGCTCTTGCAGGCAGTAAGGGCCTGGCTCAGGGAGGTGGGAGGGTCATCAATATTGGAGGTGACACTGAGGTGCCACGAGGTGTCATCAATGCGGTACAGGGTGACCCTGAGTTCCTTGGTGAATTCCACCAGGTCAAAGTACAGGTTCATTGTGGACACTGGCAGAATCATCTCATCCCGCCTGGGCAGGGTGGCCAGCAGCTCACCCAGGGTGACCATCACGGTGACcggtggctgcagcagggccggggacagctggggaggggacaggggaggtgtcAGGGACCTGGTGGCACTTACAGCCTCCTGGGGTGGCCCCCTGCCCCGAGGGGTCCTTTTTGCCCCTCTGTCCCTTTGTCAGCCTCTTGTTCCCtctgccaccccctgcccctctcctcatagcccctcccacccccctgcctccactgctgtcccctccccccCATTTCCCCTCTACTCCTCAGTcgcctccctccttcctgccaCTCCTTCCTGTCCCACTTGTGACCCCTTGTCCCCTCCTGCCactccccatgtcccctccaTACCCTATTGCCCCCTCTCCTGCCCCGTGCCCCCTCTGTCCCCCtttcccccaccccacccccctgTCGCACCTCTTGGAGCTCCACGctcactggggacaccttgAGGACGCTCTGGAGATGCTCCATGGGTCGAAGGAGCCTTGGGATGTCCTCGGTGGCTCTTTGGCACCGCTCGGCCACCTCACGGGTGCTGGGACCGGTGGGAGCACCATTCATGTAGAACCTGGTGGTGTCTGGAAGTGTCCCTAGCAGGTGATCCTTGGCCAGGCGGGCGTTGGCCTCCCACAGCGCCTCAGCCACGGCCACCTTGGCCACGAAGCCCCCTAGGACATCGGGGGACGCCGCATTTGTCCCCTCCAGGATGGCCTTGATGTCCCTGagcaggtgctgcagctcccGGGGGAACGCGCTGGCTTCGTCACATGCGGCCACCAAGCgctccagcagccacagggacGCCTCCACCCGCTCTTTAAACCTGGTGGCCCTTGTTGCCTCCCTGGCAACTTTCCTCGCATACCGTCTCTTCCAGGATTTTTGCTCATCCcgcccctcagccccctcctcTCTGCCCAGGGCCTGACCCAGCTCCCTCATGTTTTCCTGAGCCTCGTCCTGCAGGTGCTTGGCCCAGGAGGCAGCGTGGGCCTGACTTTCAGCAGCCTCAGCGGCCGCCTGAATGGCCATCACCCTGCAGGTGTTGCGGAGCTTGGTGGCTGTCCTGGTTGGATGGGCCCAGCTATTCATAAATACAGACACCGACTCCTGCCACTCGCTGGCTGCCATTGTGACACGGTCCCGGGAGGTCCCTGGGGTGCTCCTGTAGGcggccagggcccagctcaggTAGGCAGGAGGGTCACCATCATCAGAGGTGACATTGTGGCGCCACCCAGTGGCATCAGTGCAGTACAGGGTGGTCTGGAGCTCTTTGGTGAAGTCCACGAGGTCCCAGTACAGGCAGCTTGCGGACTGGTTCACCAGCATCATCTcatccagcctgggcagggtgttcagcagctcccccagggtGGCCACCACGGtgacctgtggctgcagcagggccggggacagctggggaggggacagaggaggTGTCAGGGACCTTGTGGGATCTACAGCCTCCTGGGGTGGCCCCTGTCCTCTCCTGGGAtcccctttgtcccctccccggagggctctgctgtcccctctgtccctttgTCACTCCCCCGACCCCTCTGCCACCACCTGCCACTTCCTGTTCTTCCCCCCCTTCACCTCTGTCACCTCCCCCTTCCTCCTATGTCCTCCTGTCCCCTTTGCAACCCCCTGTCCCTCCCGCCACACCCGTGTCACCTCCGTCCCCCACTGCCTCCTTTCACCCCCTcgtgtcccctctgtcacccccgtgtcccctctgtcccctccccccCCACCACTCCGGGACTGTCGCACCTCGAGGGGCTccatggcagctggggacactccACGGACAGTCCGGGGATGCCTTGGGGACACTCCGGGGACATTCTGGGTGACAAACACGCCCGGGTAAAGGTTGGGGACACGCAGGAACGGGACACAGCCAGATGGAGGAAACAGGAAGAGGTGACGTCACCGCCCCTCCTCCCCCCACTGTGGAACCAGGGCAGGGCGCCAGTGTCcccccccgatgtccccaacgggaccccaatgtcccctcagggTCCCCAACAAGGCTCAAGTGTCCCCCGATGGCCTGttggggaccctggggacacaccagGGACCTgttggggacactgtggggacattggggacaacGTGGTGACCCAAAACGGGACAGGGGATGTCAGGGTGGCTCCGGTGTCCCCAAGGGAAGGACAtgggggtgtccccaagggAAGTGCATGGGcgtgtccccaaggtccccaacAGGACCCCGGTgagtccccggtgtccccaacTGGACATCAGGGGGACACTTGAGCCTTGTGGGGGGACATCGGGGCAACACCGGGGCCATgtggggacactcaggggacATCGGGGTcccattggggacattgggggaacATTGGGAGAACCCTGCCCTGGCCCCACAGGTGGGGGGAGGGAGCAGAAGGGACACCTCTTCTTGCTTCCTCCATCCGGCCATGCCACGTTCCCGTGTGTCCCTGATTGTCACCCAGACATGTTTGTCCCCAGCGTGTTCTCAGAATGTCCCCAGactgtccccaaagtgtccccgGAATGTCCCCAGCATCCAGGGAGCCCCTCAGGATGTGACAATACTGTcatggggggacatgggggtgacagaggggacaggagggtgtGGCAGGAAGGGGGGAGGTGACAGAGGGGTGGAGGTGACCACGGGTGGCAGAGGGGAAAGTGGGAGGATGGCAGGGGGTGACAGAGAGGATAGCAGCGGTGAcaaagggacagaggggacagcagagccctccagggaggggacaaaggggaccctgggagggcacaggggccaCCTTAGGAGGCCACAACTGCCACCAGGTCCCTGACActtcccctgtcccctccccagccgtcccctccccagctgctggaggctcTGGTCTCCATGGTGGCCACTCTGGGCGAGGTGACAGCCACCGTGACCGGGCCACGCCGGGGCCTGCGGCGCTGTGTGCCCCCAAAGTTACTGCACGGGGCCCTGAGGATCTTCACCTGGAGCCTCCGTAAGGCCCTGGAACGCCCcggtgtcacctccctgggtgaccctggtgtcccctccctgggccaGGCCCTGGCCACCCTCTGGGCCGATGTGAGAGCCGCGGGCAGCGCCTGGCGGGAGTTGGTGGCTGCATGTGAGGAGAGATGGAAACAGCTGGTCGAGGAGGTCCCCAAGCTCCGTGATGCCTGCGAGGACGTGGCCCTTGCCTGGGCCAGGGACCAGCAGGACAAGGCCACCCGcagggggacagctggggacaacCGGGcggccacagcccagcagctgatggTGGCCCTGGACAGGGATGAGGAGGCCTCGGCAGGGGCGGCGCATGGTGCCCAGGTGGTGGCGGCCACCAAGAAGACCATGGGAGAGGCCGTGGTGGCCCCCAGGTGGGTGAGGGCAACCACCAGGAAGAGACATTGGGCAGAGGTGACCCTGGAGCCGCTGCAGCGCTTGGTGGATGCGTGTGACAGAGCCACTGAGTTTATCAAATACATGGAGTGCCAGCTCGGGGCCATcgaggctgccctggaggggaCAAAGGAGGCATCCTCTGATGTCCCCGAGGACTTGGTGGCTGCGGTGGCCAAAtttgagcagctgtgggagtcCAGCGCCCGCCTGTTCAAGCATcacctgctggggacacttggggacatccACGACCTCCTCTTGAGTCCCTATGATGGCCGCGGTGGCCGCAATGGCCCTGGCAGCCGTGCAGTGGCTGAGCGGTGCCAAAAAGCCATCAAGGACATCCCGAGGCTGCTTCAGGACAGTGACGTCACTGCCACGACATCATCGTGGCAGTGACATCATTGGGGACATCGTTGctgtcacctgtcccctccccatgCAGTATCTGAGATAAATTCggggaattttctgggaattttcatTGGAATTGCCCCAAATCCTGATGGGATATCCTGGGGTGACATCTCtggacactcagggacactctggggacactctgggACAGCGGACAGGGCTGAATGAGTCCCCTCAAGAGCTTCCAGCTTTCCacagtgcctgcagcagagttGGGATATAAATGACAATTTAATAATTGGCCTCTGCAATTCTGCATTGGTTTTTGCAATCCTATATTGGCTTCTGCACTTTTGTATTGCCTTTCACACATTATTATTGATCACCAGCAGTTTGATACTGTATTTGATACTGATATTGATTATCGATGATTCCTTCCAGCTGCAGGTTGGTTCAGTATAATCTATCAGTTCATGTGTGCACTGTACAGcctattattaattaattaattaattaatattctCTATATAAAGCAGACTGGTCTGTTCTGAACTCTGTGTCAGACACATCACTGACCCCACTGAGAGACGAGTGGTCAATAAATCCATCCCAACGTTCCTTGAGGGGAGaacagccagggagctgcttcaAGGCGCTGTCACTGAGATATTTCCCCTAGGAAACCCTGGGTGGGATGCAAATACACCCGAGCAGatggcaaaattaaaattatagcAAACCCTTGAGGAAGGGATACAAGAACTGAGAGAAGTGGCAGAATTGGAGGGACTCTTTGGGAGGGATGGACAGCATGGAAATGACCTCGACAAGGTCAGGTGCACACAGCAAATGTTGTGGGGTCTGGCAAATCTGGGGCCATCTCAATACACCACCCTCATTGCAATGACTGATACTGATACCAACCGAGAGGCAGTGGGCTCTGTCACCAACAAGCTTagaaattgtgaaaaatgcatattttatgattggcttttggcaaatatcaaaatgaatattatttgtgttatgttagaatgtgatgctgtattaattttcttaagtagtgtgctTAAGTATAGTTTaaggttataacataatgttaaaatagaaactatgctacgtaagatacttttttgaaAAGGGACGAATAAGGCACTCCCACTGAGATAACAGCCTCAGGACGCTGAAATcttgcagagaaaaagaatttattgctccattatcagaagaaaccaACTTCTTCGTGCCTCACTCAGCCCTGAAGTCAGGATTCAGAGAAAGAAGTTGACATTGACCAGGcagaatcctttgtttgaatggaatttatgcgTCATGTATGAGTTGTATGAATATGCAGTATGCTATTGTTTTTAAGcgttaatcctctgttaacgggTGTCCCTTTTTTGAGCTTATTCTGCCGAGAAAGAGGTACCCGTACTGtttgtaactctttgtttttattgcctcatattgtcctaaatcCCAATTGTTCAAGTGTTTCATattctaattatattactatttttataaccattttattactattaaacttttaaaattctaaaaacaagtgattggtgtttttcacaataATTATGAGAGTATAATCAATGGCCCCATGCAGGCTCGTGTCTCTGCCATGGTCAAGGAACTCAAAGAGATGAGGGAGATGAGGGAGGAGGTGAGGAAGATCAATGCAGCACCCGTGCGAGTCACAGGCCCCACAGTCAGAGCCCAACGTCCCCCAGCTCGACAGAGAGGGTGCACCCCACGGGCTGACCTGTGGTTCTGTCTGTGTGACCATGGGGAAGACACGGGAAGGTGGGATGGGAAACCCACttgtgttgggaaggatgaaagtttgacaagaaagtctcacaggtgtgtgtgctgggcagaaaggtttttgaatgtagaatctgaagaaggaatggAGATGGAAGgaagttttgatatagaagaaaagaactgctgagccagtcttactggataaccaaggaggcaaagggtgagttagttagaagggggttttatggcttagagtaaaggataaacccacctcaaacaagaagatgtttttacagagcagaaagacagcacaggcaaacaagcctgCTGATGTTGCAAgcagaaaaaaggtctcagaattttccactgcaagaaaattgGAAAACATCTTCCAGCTTgaactgtaatgtactaacttttagtgattggagaacagtaacatgaatatggtaattacagtagttatgataggctataggtaaaagttaaggtatagattggttctgctgtattCGGATgctcaggaaagaaaagtatctaatgcattgtaaccaaaattAAAGGATGTGCAGGCCTGGTTGCAGCTGGAGCTaacagctgtaggcacagcgCTGTTACCCAAGACCCTGGAGTGCTGTAACaccttggatggaataaactgcattttgaagagctgcctggaCTCCTGCATCATTCCATCTGGCTCTTACGCTGGTGCCCAACGTGAGGCACCATTAGTAAGAGGGATTAGTGAAagcctgaatgagggatgtgggtctccaggcctgcctgcagctggagcacacACCTGCAGGCACAGACTCTCTCACCCATGACCCTGGGCTGCTCAACTGTCTTGGATGtactaaactgcattttgaggAGAcgcctggagtcccacatctctcatttcAGCTCTTAAGTTGGCGCCCAATGTGGGGCACCATTAGTcagagcctgaatgagggatATGGGTCTCCAGTCCTgactgcagctggagctgacagctgtaggcacaggctctgccaCCCATGACTCTGGACTGTTGTAATGTCATGGaaacaataaactgcattttgaagagctgcctggagtcccacatctgTCATTTAGGCTCTTACAGTGGCACCCAACATGGAGAACCATCCGTAAGTgcctgaatgagggatgtgggtctccaggcctgcctgcagctggagcttaCAGCAGTCGGTACAGGCTCCGTTGTCCatgaccctggactgctgtaataTCTTGGatgtaataaactgcattttgaagagctgcctggagtcctgcatctTTCAGTCTGACTCTTACGGCGGCGCCCAACGTGGAGCACCATTAGTAAGAGGGATtagtaagagcctgaatgaggggtgtgggtctccaggcctgcctaCAGCTGGAGCTGACCAATGTAGGCACGGGCTCGGTCGCCCATGACCCTTGACTGCTGTAACCTCTTAGATGTAATAAACTGCATTGTGAAGAGCTGCCTGgggtcccacatccctcatttagGCTCTTGCACACCCTCATCCACATCTGAGACAGAAGGGTCCCCCTGGGAACTCGGAGAGCTAGAGACCTCCACCAAATCACGTCAAACTTTTTCCAATGAACCAGCAGTGATCCCACGTCTATCGTGCAGTCATCAAAATGTGCTTGGCCTTCCATGAGAGACCACGCCTCCCTAGAGAATGCCTCTGCAGggttgaaaaaaaccccttgctCTCTGGAACACCGAAATAATCTTTCAAAATCACTCCAGGAAATGGAAACCCATTTCCGCTCCATGAGACCCTTCCAGGGGTCCAAAACCAGAGAATCCTCCATGAAACCCACAGGATTTGCCGTTATCTCAAGAGCTGCAGGCAAAGTGCTGAACGCCTCACAGCCTCACAGTCACCACGCCAAAACAGGGAGGGGGAGTAAAATGGTATGACCTCACCCATGGCTGTTCCACACACGGCGGCCACCAGATGTTGCTACAGGACAGGAAATAACATGATGTGGGCACGCCACTCTCCCAAGGTAAAAAAGAGCACTTTTAATTTCTGCCaccaacatttatagatttccaaaagtgccCATGGATTGGAGGGTAAAAGTGCCACCTcaccaatgacactggacaaaccagcagtccatcaaatttctcctcctccttaaaagaatgcaaaacaatcagTTATTTATGTAAAGCATGCGAGAAAGTTccttacaagaatgtaaacttCAGAAGGCttaaaaaaccataaaaaatcAGGGCAACAAGgcattgttttttccttatctcctaTTAATGAGCCCATCAATGCCTTGCCCCATGATTCCGAGATAACTCCCTCCAGGAGCCATTTCTCTTTGATGGGCAATCAAGGGCCAATCATGACTCAGAACGATATCagcccattgggagatgctccgcccaggggggaggagctcagcatccccaccTGGATACAATCCAGGCCTTGGGACAGAACAGGCAGCCCTTACCCACTGGTttccagaggacaagagctacCAGAACTTTTCTACGGGATCACCACTTCACCAAGACCATTTCATCTGGactgctgccactgcccttACTAGCAGGGTGTCAGGATATATTCTGACTCTCTCAgtagttttattttgtattattgcatgtgttttggggttttttttcccttttcctaataaattgcatttcttacttggagtctctcactggttttgctttcaaaccagaacaaTTGGTCACTGGCGAGGGTTGCTTGGCTTGATTGGCCAATTGGACCCATGTGTGTGTTGCGACTGTCAGGCAAGGGCCATGGGTTTTTCTTAGTAGTACAGTGTAAATTTTTGGgcgttcttcttttctctttgctgggctGATTTATTACCGGAGATAGTTAGCTCAGGGAATGCcatttttgctctgtttctcggctgtttagaCTGTTtaggttttctgctgttttaggtGTGCTGGAATTCTCAGGGATGTCCTTGGAGAGCCaacgcttcaaaggacgaggagagacttctgatcttgtctcggtcttggtgtttattaattgtttatctaaaagattttctttcagcccgacagaggtctgcacagcaagtcagccatgggcacacaccccaagcccccgggcggtcacttatctttataccctaagttacgtgtacaatatttatcatttttctccaatactttctactcttattaacctgtgcacttctagtaacaaccaatccccaagtgccaccaccaccacagaagatggaggccaagaagaagaagaagaaggacaggacatgccccaattcctccatcttacttctttagacccccctgtaccaaaatcctaaaccctgtgttttacactttaactaacttatcccttcaccattcacccagtgaattcctcccagtcttcatacaggtctcatctcctgtgtaggatcaaaatcctgccaccagacacttctggcaacattccaggattcccgagccccccaagggtggtctcggcctctctgcacctccatcctgaggtgctgagatcccacatctcccccttctgtttgcaccaggaagatCTCTTTTACTATCCGATTCATagcgtgttttaaacatgcaaatatgcat
Encoded here:
- the LOC132085517 gene encoding uncharacterized protein LOC132085517, translating into MEPLEPQVTVVATLGELLNTLPRLDEMMLVNQSASCLYWDLVDFTKELQTTLYCTDATGWRHNVTSDDGDPPAYLSWALAAYRSTPGTSRDRVTMAASEWQESVSVFMNSWAHPTRTATKLRNTCRVMAIQAAAEAAESQAHAASWAKHLQDEAQENMRELGQALGREEGAEGRDEQKSWKRRYARKVAREATRATRFKERVEASLWLLERLVAACDEASAFPRELQHLLRDIKAILEGTNAASPDVLGGFVAKVAVAEALWEANARLAKDHLLGTLPDTTRFYMNGAPTGPSTREVAERCQRATEDIPRLLRPMEHLQSVLKVSPVSVELQELSPALLQPPVTVMVTLGELLATLPRRDEMILPVSTMNLYFDLVEFTKELRVTLYRIDDTSWHLSVTSNIDDPPTSLSQALTACKSTPGTTWDCVTMAASKWHRSVSTLMDSWAQMASKATKLRNACREVVTEADTKAATATARARELQDEAARYGTAQENMVELGEAVGREEGAEVVAGHEAWVREHAMMAASEATRATMVRERVEAALGLLERLVAACDEATTFPRELQRRVGDIEAALKGTNEASHYVPEYLVAKVAVAEQLWVANARLAKEHLRGTLDDISKFYFDGEPVSLNVCEVAERCQRATEDIPRLLRPPEHPQSVPRVSSVTMELQKLSPALLQPQVTVVAIMGELLGTLPRENEAHLVSAVDLYFRLADFSRGLWATLYCIDNAGWRHSVICEDGDPFTSLSQALADYKDTTWTTMFHVTMAARKWQGSVDALWNCWDQLARKATKLRNICRRAVTEAAYMVAQYRERQAKARENMVELGQTLGREDGAEVVTGHEAQVRREVWKDASLATRATMVRQRMEAALGLLERLVAACEDATAFPRELLRLLRETKAILKGTNEASPNVPEDLVAKVAMAEALWEANARLAKDHLGGTVQDIKFYFTGGPTSPSVCGVAEQCQRAIEDISRLLRPLEHPQNVPKVSPANMEPQELSPAMLQPQVTVVATLGELLDALPRLDKEVLPVSALRLYWGLEEFTRELRYTLCHTDDTWWCRNVTSDGDDSVTSLSQALAAYRSTPGTTWDNVARACSEWLDSVAALDERWADLAWDASKLRNACRSVAAEAADRAATTTAWARELQAKAGHEETAQENMVELGQALGREEGAEVVAEREAQVRREAKVAASEATRATMVREWVEAALGPLERLVAACDEATAFPRELSCLLRDMMDTPEETNEEYPDVPENLVAKVAEAELLWEANAGLGKDHLQGTLQDIIKFYFTGGPDSPSACGVAERCQRAMEDIPRLLQPPECPQGVPKVSPMSMELQKWSPLQLLEALVSVVATLDKVVATVTEPQWDLQRCVPPKSLHASLGRFTSRLRDTLNHSDVTSLGNSGVPSLRRALAALGATPGTTRASVRAAASAWGELVAKLVDSWDQLAREATRICDACKNMVTEQQVMVVPDKEEVPREMATHNAQVAAATNEAEGEATVATRRVMVATWRGHWAVGALGPLQRLVATCDRVTLFYWNMEWQLRDIEATLKGTNKVSPDVLQASVSKVAEFEQLWDASTRLAKDHLLGTLGVIDNLLLNPDGGHGVLGFFGRFKVSERCRKAIEDIPRLLQGQ